A part of Numenius arquata chromosome 16, bNumArq3.hap1.1, whole genome shotgun sequence genomic DNA contains:
- the CHFR gene encoding E3 ubiquitin-protein ligase CHFR isoform X1: protein MEHSEGGEQSQRRQQQPWGKLIRLGADEAEPHVLLLKREWTIGRKKGCDLSFPGNKLVSGDHCKIIVDEESGQVSLEDTSTNGTVINKLKVVKKQTYPLQTGDVIYVVYRKNEPENNVAYLYESLNTKHDATQEPVAVEVNVENQCHVTKDTSSTGRSNDETQITSSPSATQSCYEEPQPSTSTSNLFNASSTSLIESASVQQDNPSTSGSQSSVFTPVPAFPILQSVCLRALHDEHEKLDVNTETSVIASEITDQEKAESDSQRTGEEEEGLEPAKKKLKGEEDTCPSLPPAAPSECIIKIGSEDAKTSNVKPDKMEETLTCIICQELLHDCVSLQPCMHTFCAACYSGWMERSSLCPTCRCPVERICKNHILNNLVEAYLIQHPDKCRNEDDVRSMDARNKITQDMLQPKVRRSFSDEEGSSEDLLELSDVDSESSDISQPYIVCRQCPGYRRHSVPTLPGTGQETEAGGMQALGDAPSTSANFPAAVQEYVCPAQGSHVICTCCFQPMPDRRAEREQNPHVAPQQCTVCLQPFCHLYWGCTRMACFGCLAPFCEINLGDKCLDGVLNNNHYESDILKDYLASRGLTWKNMLNESLLALQRGVFMLSDYRITGNTVLCYCCGLRSFRELAYQYRQNIPVAELPVTVTSRPDCYWGRNCRTQVKAHHAMKFNHICEQTRFKN, encoded by the exons gttgTGACTTATCTTTCCCTGGCAACAAGTTGGTGTCTGGAGATCACTGTAAAATCATAGTGGATGAAGAATCTGGTCAAGTGTCATTGGAAGATACAAG tACTAATGGAACAGTAATTAATAAACTGAAAGTGGTGAAGAAGCAGACATACCCTTTACAAACTGGGGATGTGATCTATGTTGTTTACAGAAAAAATGAGCCAGAGAACA ATGTTGCTTATCTCTATGAATCCTTAAACACAAAACACGATGCAACTCAAGAACCAGTAG CTGTAGAAGTTAATGTAGAAAACCAATGCCATGTGACCAAAGATACCTCAAGTACAGGAAGAAGTAATGATGAGACCCAAATTACCTCATCACCGTCAGCTACTCAGTCTTGCTATGAGGAACCACAGCCATCTACTTCTACATCTAACCTCTTTAATGCTTCTTCTACCTCTCTTATTGAGTCTGCATCTGTTCAGCAGGATAATCCTTCTACATCTG ggtCACAATCCTCAGTTTTCACTCCTGTGCCTGCTTTTCCCATCCTACAATCTGTGTGTCTAAGAGCACTGCATGATGAGCACGAAAAACTGGATGTGAATACTGAAACTTCTGTAATCGCTTCAGAAATCACTGACCAAGAAAAAGCAGAATCAGATTCTCAAaggacaggggaggaggaggaaggtttgGAACCTGCTAAGAAGAAACTAAAAGGAG AGGAGGATACTTGTCCAAGTCTTCCACCAGCAGCTCCAAGTGAATGTATAATTAAAATTGGCTCTGAAGATGCAAAAACATCAAATGTGAAACCTGATAAGATGGAAGAAACACTAACGTGCATTATCTGCCAAGAACTGCTGCATGACTGTGTAAG CTTGCAGCCTTGTATGCATACTTTTTGTGCTGCCTGCTACTCAGGATGGATGGAAAGATCTTCTCTATGTCCAACTTGTCGTTGTCCAGTAGAACGTATTTGTAAAAATCACATATTGAACAACTTGGTTGAAGCTTATCTGATTCAGCATCCAG ATAAATGTCGTAATGAAGATGATGTACGTAGCATGGATGCTAGAAACAAAATTACTCAAGACATGTTGCAACCTAAAGTGCGGAGATCTTTTTCAGACGAGGAAGGAAGTTCTGAAGATTTGTTGGAATTGTCAGATGTAGATAGTGAATCTTCAGATATCAG TCAACCATATATAGTATGCAGACAGTGCCCAGGGTATCGAAGACACTCTGTTCCAACTCTACCTGGTACAGGCCAAGAGACAGAAGCAGGAGGAATGCAAGCACTGGGAGATGCACCATCTACATCAGCCAACTTCCCTGCAG CGGTCCAGGAATATGTATGTCCTGCACAAGGAAGTCATGTAATATGCACCTGCTGCTTTCAGCCAATGCCCGACCGAAGAGCAGAGCGTGAACAGAATCCTCATGTGGCTCCTCAGCAat GTACAGTTTGTCTGCAACCCTTCTGTCACTTATACTGGGGCTGCACTCGGATGGCATGTTTTGGCTGTTTGGCACCATTCTGTG AAATAAATCTTGGTGATAAGTGTTTAGATGGAGTCCTAAATAACAACCACTACGAGTCAGATATCCTAAAG GATTACCTGGCATCCAGGGGTTTGACATGGAAAAATATGTTAAACGAAAGTCTCTTAGCTCTTCAAAGAGGAGTTTTTATGTTGTCAG ATTACAGAATTACTGGGAACACAGTGCTTTGCTACTGTTGTGGCCTTCGCAGCTTTCGAGAGCTTGCCTACCAGTACAGGCAGAATATTCCTGTTGCTGAATTGCCAG TGACTGTCACATCACGTCCTGATTGCTACTGGGGACGCAACTGTCGAACTCAGGTCAAAGCACATCATGCCAT gaaaTTCAATCACATTTGTGAACAAACACGATTCAAGAACTGA
- the CHFR gene encoding E3 ubiquitin-protein ligase CHFR isoform X2, whose translation MEHSEGGEQSQRRQQQPWGKLIRLGADEAEPHVLLLKREWTIGRKKGCDLSFPGNKLVSGDHCKIIVDEESGQVSLEDTSTNGTVINKLKVVKKQTYPLQTGDVIYVVYRKNEPENNVAYLYESLNTKHDATQEPVEVNVENQCHVTKDTSSTGRSNDETQITSSPSATQSCYEEPQPSTSTSNLFNASSTSLIESASVQQDNPSTSGSQSSVFTPVPAFPILQSVCLRALHDEHEKLDVNTETSVIASEITDQEKAESDSQRTGEEEEGLEPAKKKLKGEEDTCPSLPPAAPSECIIKIGSEDAKTSNVKPDKMEETLTCIICQELLHDCVSLQPCMHTFCAACYSGWMERSSLCPTCRCPVERICKNHILNNLVEAYLIQHPDKCRNEDDVRSMDARNKITQDMLQPKVRRSFSDEEGSSEDLLELSDVDSESSDISQPYIVCRQCPGYRRHSVPTLPGTGQETEAGGMQALGDAPSTSANFPAAVQEYVCPAQGSHVICTCCFQPMPDRRAEREQNPHVAPQQCTVCLQPFCHLYWGCTRMACFGCLAPFCEINLGDKCLDGVLNNNHYESDILKDYLASRGLTWKNMLNESLLALQRGVFMLSDYRITGNTVLCYCCGLRSFRELAYQYRQNIPVAELPVTVTSRPDCYWGRNCRTQVKAHHAMKFNHICEQTRFKN comes from the exons gttgTGACTTATCTTTCCCTGGCAACAAGTTGGTGTCTGGAGATCACTGTAAAATCATAGTGGATGAAGAATCTGGTCAAGTGTCATTGGAAGATACAAG tACTAATGGAACAGTAATTAATAAACTGAAAGTGGTGAAGAAGCAGACATACCCTTTACAAACTGGGGATGTGATCTATGTTGTTTACAGAAAAAATGAGCCAGAGAACA ATGTTGCTTATCTCTATGAATCCTTAAACACAAAACACGATGCAACTCAAGAACCAGTAG AAGTTAATGTAGAAAACCAATGCCATGTGACCAAAGATACCTCAAGTACAGGAAGAAGTAATGATGAGACCCAAATTACCTCATCACCGTCAGCTACTCAGTCTTGCTATGAGGAACCACAGCCATCTACTTCTACATCTAACCTCTTTAATGCTTCTTCTACCTCTCTTATTGAGTCTGCATCTGTTCAGCAGGATAATCCTTCTACATCTG ggtCACAATCCTCAGTTTTCACTCCTGTGCCTGCTTTTCCCATCCTACAATCTGTGTGTCTAAGAGCACTGCATGATGAGCACGAAAAACTGGATGTGAATACTGAAACTTCTGTAATCGCTTCAGAAATCACTGACCAAGAAAAAGCAGAATCAGATTCTCAAaggacaggggaggaggaggaaggtttgGAACCTGCTAAGAAGAAACTAAAAGGAG AGGAGGATACTTGTCCAAGTCTTCCACCAGCAGCTCCAAGTGAATGTATAATTAAAATTGGCTCTGAAGATGCAAAAACATCAAATGTGAAACCTGATAAGATGGAAGAAACACTAACGTGCATTATCTGCCAAGAACTGCTGCATGACTGTGTAAG CTTGCAGCCTTGTATGCATACTTTTTGTGCTGCCTGCTACTCAGGATGGATGGAAAGATCTTCTCTATGTCCAACTTGTCGTTGTCCAGTAGAACGTATTTGTAAAAATCACATATTGAACAACTTGGTTGAAGCTTATCTGATTCAGCATCCAG ATAAATGTCGTAATGAAGATGATGTACGTAGCATGGATGCTAGAAACAAAATTACTCAAGACATGTTGCAACCTAAAGTGCGGAGATCTTTTTCAGACGAGGAAGGAAGTTCTGAAGATTTGTTGGAATTGTCAGATGTAGATAGTGAATCTTCAGATATCAG TCAACCATATATAGTATGCAGACAGTGCCCAGGGTATCGAAGACACTCTGTTCCAACTCTACCTGGTACAGGCCAAGAGACAGAAGCAGGAGGAATGCAAGCACTGGGAGATGCACCATCTACATCAGCCAACTTCCCTGCAG CGGTCCAGGAATATGTATGTCCTGCACAAGGAAGTCATGTAATATGCACCTGCTGCTTTCAGCCAATGCCCGACCGAAGAGCAGAGCGTGAACAGAATCCTCATGTGGCTCCTCAGCAat GTACAGTTTGTCTGCAACCCTTCTGTCACTTATACTGGGGCTGCACTCGGATGGCATGTTTTGGCTGTTTGGCACCATTCTGTG AAATAAATCTTGGTGATAAGTGTTTAGATGGAGTCCTAAATAACAACCACTACGAGTCAGATATCCTAAAG GATTACCTGGCATCCAGGGGTTTGACATGGAAAAATATGTTAAACGAAAGTCTCTTAGCTCTTCAAAGAGGAGTTTTTATGTTGTCAG ATTACAGAATTACTGGGAACACAGTGCTTTGCTACTGTTGTGGCCTTCGCAGCTTTCGAGAGCTTGCCTACCAGTACAGGCAGAATATTCCTGTTGCTGAATTGCCAG TGACTGTCACATCACGTCCTGATTGCTACTGGGGACGCAACTGTCGAACTCAGGTCAAAGCACATCATGCCAT gaaaTTCAATCACATTTGTGAACAAACACGATTCAAGAACTGA